The following are from one region of the Muntiacus reevesi chromosome 3, mMunRee1.1, whole genome shotgun sequence genome:
- the GALNT3 gene encoding polypeptide N-acetylgalactosaminyltransferase 3: MAHLKRLVKLHLKRHYHKKFWKLGAVVFFFIIFLILMQREVSVQFSKEESRMERSMKNKNKMFDLMIEAVNNIKDAMPKMQIGAPVRQNIDAGERPCLQGYYTAAELKPVLDRPPQDPNAPGASGRAFKTTNLSAEEQKEKERGEAKHCFNAFASDRISLHRDLGPDTRPPECIEQKFKRCPPLPTTSVIIVFHNEAWSTLLRTVHSVLYSSPAILLKEIILVDDASVDEYLHDKLEEYIKQFSIVKIVRQKERKGLITARLLGATVATAETLTFLDAHCECFYGWLEPLLARIAENYTAVVSPDIASIDLNTFEFNKPSPYGSNHNRGNFDWSLSFGWETLPDHEKQRRKDETYPIKTPTFAGGLFSISKDYFEYIGTYDEEMEIWGGENIEMSFRVWQCGGQLEIMPCSVVGHVFRSKSPHTFPKGTQVIARNQVRLAEVWMDEYKEIFYRRNTDAAKIVKQKSFGDLSKRFEIKHRLQCKNFTWYLNNIYPEVYVPDLNPVISGYIKSIGQPLCLDVGENNQGGKPLILYTCHGLGGNQYFEYSAQHEIRHNIQKELCLHAAQGVVQLKACVYKGHKTVAAGEQIWEIQKDQLLYNPFFKMCLSASGEHPSLVSCNPSDSLQKWIFNQND; the protein is encoded by the exons ATGGCTCACCTAAAACGATTAGTAAAATTACATCTTAAAAGACATTACCATAAAAAATTCTGGAAGCTTGGTGcagtagtttttttctttataatatttttgattTTAATGCAAAGAGAAGTGAGTGTTCAGTTTTCCAAAGAGGAATCAAGGATGGAAAGaagcatgaaaaacaaaaacaagatgtTTGATTTAATGATAGAAGCTGTAAACAATATTAAAGATGCAATGCCAAAAATGCAAATAGGAGCACCTGTCAGGCAAAACATTGATGCTGGCGAGAGACCCTGTTTGCAAGGATATTACACAGCAGCAGAGCTGAAACCTGTTCTTGACCGCCCGCCTCAGGATCCTAATGCACCTGGTGCTTCTGGTAGAGCGTTCAAAACAACCAATTTAAGTGCAGAagagcagaaggaaaaagaacGTGGAGAAGCAAAACACTGTTTTAACGCTTTCGCAAGTGACAGGATTTCTTTACACCGAGATCTTGGACCAGACACTCGACCTCCTGA ATGTATTGAACAAAAATTTAAGCGCTGTCCCCCGCTGCCTACCACCAGTGTCATTATAGTTTTTCATAATGAAGCGTGGTCCACGCTGCTTAGAACTGTCCACAGTGTGCTGTATTCTTCACCTGCCATACTGCTGAAGGAGATCATTTTGGTGGATGATGCTAGTGTAGATG agTACTTGCATGATAAACTAGaggaatatataaaacaattttctATTGTAAAAATAGtcagacaaaaagagagaaaaggtctGATCACTGCAAGGTTGCTAGGAGCAACAGTAGCAACAGCTGAAACGCTCACATTTTTAGATGCTCACT GTGAGTGTTTCTACGGTTGGTTAGAGCCTTTGTTGGCCAGAATAGCTGAGAACTACACTGCTGTCGTGAGCCCAGATATTGCATCCATAGATCTGAACACGTTTGAATTCAACAAACCTTCTCCTTATGGAAGTAACCATAACCGTGGGAATTTTGACTGGAGCCTTTCATTTGGCTGGGAAACACTTCCTGATCATGAGAAGCAAAGAAGGAAGGATGAGACTTACCCAATCAA AACACCCACTTTTGCAGGAGGCCTTTTTTCCATATCAAAAGACTATTTTGAATATATTGGAACTTAtgatgaagaaatggaaatttggGGAGGTGAAAATATAGAAATGTCTTTCAGA GTATGGCAATGTGGTGGGCAGTTGGAGATTATGCCTTGCTCTGTTGTTGGACATGTTTTTCGCAGCAAAAGTCCTCATACCTTCCCAAAAGGCACTCAGGTGATTGCTCGCAACCAAGTTCGCCTTGCAGAAGTCTGGATGGATGAATACAAGGAAATATTTTATAGGAGAAACACAGATGCAGCAAAAATTGTTAAACAA AAATCATTTGGTGATCTTTCAAAAAGGTTTGAAATAAAGCACCGCCTTCAGTGTAAAAATTTTACGTGGTATCTGAACAATATTTATCCAGAAGTGTATGTGCCAGACCTTAATCCTGTTATATCTGGATAT ATTAAAAGTATTGGTCAGCCTCTATGTCTGGATGTTGGAGAGAATAACCAAGGAGGCAAACCGTTGATTCTGTATACGTGTCATGGACTTGGGGGAAATCAG TACTTTGAATATTCTGCCCAACATGAAATTCGGCATAACATCCAGAAGGAATTATGTCTTCATGCTGCTCAAGGTGTTGTTCAGCTGAAGGCATGTGTCTACAAAGGTCACAAAACAGTTGCCGCTGGAGAACAGATATGGGAGATCCAGAAG gACCAACTTCTGTATAATCCATTCTTTAAAATGTGCCTTTCAGCAAGTGGAGAGCATCCAAGCTTAGTGTCATGCAATCCATCAGACTCACTCCAAAAATGGATTTTTAACCAAAATGATTAA